Proteins encoded within one genomic window of Chloroflexota bacterium:
- a CDS encoding molybdopterin molybdotransferase MoeA: protein MSGDAGPGRLWTVEEAIAGIRSKIPGPLEAESATPEAALGRWLAAPVVATTDLPPWDNSAMDGYAIRAADTAGASVMSPVRLDVVGEVRAGQAPEVEVAARTAVRIATGAPIPPGADAVVPVEATTPLGAGGTPVGPRGGAAVGPLPAACLVHESIAAGGSIRSRGGDVRAGATVLATGRRMTAAAVALAAGVGSVTVSVRRRPRVAVLATGDEVRAMGEALGPAGIPDANGPGLRALVAEAGGEPIGLGVARDELTDVVAAVRRGVAAADVVIVSGGVSVGPYDVVRAAFSTVGMIDLWRVAVQPGKPFAFGVAERPGGGRAVLLFGLPGNPVSTAVTFEIFVRPALALLAGDPEPGRPADRGVLREPVSKSPGRRGFLRVLVERTPAGEVIRDADGRIGVRLAGGQGSHVLSALAAADALAIVPETVTSLPAGADVALWWLGSR from the coding sequence ATGAGCGGCGACGCCGGGCCGGGCCGCCTCTGGACGGTCGAGGAGGCGATCGCCGGGATCCGCTCGAAGATCCCGGGGCCGCTCGAAGCGGAGTCCGCCACCCCCGAGGCGGCGCTCGGCCGGTGGCTTGCCGCGCCCGTTGTCGCCACCACGGACCTGCCGCCCTGGGACAACAGCGCGATGGACGGCTATGCGATCCGAGCGGCCGACACGGCCGGCGCGAGCGTCATGTCTCCGGTCCGCCTCGACGTCGTCGGCGAGGTGCGAGCGGGTCAGGCGCCGGAGGTCGAGGTTGCGGCCCGGACGGCGGTCCGGATCGCGACGGGCGCCCCCATCCCGCCGGGTGCCGACGCGGTCGTGCCGGTCGAGGCGACGACGCCGCTCGGCGCGGGGGGGACACCGGTGGGTCCGCGTGGCGGTGCGGCGGTCGGCCCGCTCCCGGCAGCGTGCCTTGTCCACGAGTCGATCGCGGCCGGCGGGTCCATCCGCAGCCGGGGTGGCGATGTGCGTGCGGGTGCCACCGTGCTCGCCACGGGCCGGCGGATGACTGCGGCGGCGGTCGCGCTGGCGGCCGGCGTCGGGTCGGTGACCGTGAGCGTCCGTCGCCGGCCACGGGTCGCGGTCCTCGCGACCGGCGACGAGGTGCGGGCGATGGGCGAGGCGCTCGGTCCGGCAGGGATCCCCGACGCGAACGGCCCCGGCCTGCGGGCCCTCGTCGCGGAGGCGGGCGGCGAACCCATCGGGCTCGGTGTCGCACGCGACGAGCTGACCGATGTCGTCGCCGCGGTCCGTCGGGGGGTGGCGGCCGCGGACGTCGTGATCGTGAGCGGCGGCGTGTCCGTCGGCCCGTACGACGTCGTCCGCGCGGCATTCTCCACCGTCGGGATGATCGACCTGTGGCGGGTGGCCGTCCAGCCCGGCAAGCCGTTCGCGTTCGGCGTGGCCGAGCGTCCCGGCGGCGGTCGGGCGGTCCTGCTCTTCGGCCTGCCCGGCAACCCGGTCTCCACAGCCGTCACGTTCGAGATCTTCGTCCGACCGGCGCTCGCCCTCCTCGCCGGCGACCCGGAGCCCGGCCGGCCGGCCGACCGCGGCGTCCTCCGCGAACCGGTCTCGAAGAGTCCGGGCCGGCGGGGCTTCCTCCGCGTCCTCGTCGAACGGACGCCGGCGGGCGAGGTGATCCGCGATGCGGACGGACGGATCGGCGTGAGGCTCGCCGGCGGCCAGGGAAGCCACGTCCTCAGCGCACTGGCGGCGGCCGATGCGCTCGCCATCGTCCCGGAGACCGTCACGTCGCTCCCGGCAGGCGCGGACGTGGCACTCTGGTGGCTCGGATCGCGATGA
- the moaC gene encoding cyclic pyranopterin monophosphate synthase MoaC yields the protein MDTPSSTRVDRRRLTHVDRSGRPRMVDVSAKPATARRAVAEAIVGLSQETLSLVIDGGGPKGDVLGVAELAGVMGAKRTSELIPLCHPLTLTDLVVQITPDRAASALRIRAEAATTGQTGVEMEAMTAAAIAALTVYDMVKGVERGVEIRSVSLVSKSGGASGTWTRDRQPGGAASGSRPSRPSTGGPKHRPGDRMAGRLPGRRTGGGPATG from the coding sequence ATGGACACCCCGTCGTCGACCCGCGTCGACCGCCGGCGGCTCACCCACGTCGATCGCTCGGGCCGGCCGCGGATGGTCGACGTCAGCGCGAAGCCCGCCACCGCGCGCCGGGCGGTCGCCGAGGCGATCGTCGGTCTCAGCCAGGAGACCCTGAGCCTCGTCATCGATGGTGGCGGGCCGAAGGGCGATGTCCTCGGAGTCGCCGAGCTCGCCGGCGTCATGGGCGCGAAGCGGACGAGTGAGCTCATCCCGCTGTGCCATCCGCTCACCCTCACGGACCTCGTCGTCCAGATCACGCCGGATCGAGCCGCGAGCGCGCTCCGGATCCGGGCCGAGGCGGCGACGACCGGCCAGACCGGCGTGGAGATGGAGGCGATGACGGCCGCCGCGATCGCCGCCCTCACGGTCTACGACATGGTGAAGGGCGTCGAACGAGGCGTCGAGATCCGGTCCGTGTCCCTCGTCAGCAAGAGCGGCGGCGCGAGCGGGACGTGGACGCGCGATCGTCAGCCCGGCGGCGCCGCCTCCGGCTCGCGGCCCTCCCGTCCGTCCACCGGCGGGCCGAAACATCGGCCGGGCGATCGGATGGCCGGCAGACTGCCGGGCCGCCGGACGGGCGGCGGACCCGCGACCGGCTGA
- a CDS encoding MogA/MoaB family molybdenum cofactor biosynthesis protein, whose amino-acid sequence MAGSVRTAFVLTASDRSAAGERPDASGIAVAARLIDLGFSVERAVVADDRPAIAAALRAAAARHPLVVTTGGTGLTPRDVTPQATREVVDYEVPGMAELMRAEGRRSTPFAALSRAVVGVLGRTLIVNLPGSPRGAAESLETIVPLLDHALETLAGPFDHGSAAVGPRSARRSR is encoded by the coding sequence ATGGCAGGGTCCGTCCGCACGGCGTTCGTCCTCACGGCGAGCGACCGCAGCGCCGCCGGTGAGCGCCCCGACGCCTCAGGCATCGCGGTCGCGGCCCGGCTCATCGACCTCGGGTTCAGCGTCGAGCGGGCGGTCGTCGCCGACGACCGGCCGGCGATCGCGGCGGCGCTCCGCGCGGCGGCGGCGCGCCATCCGCTCGTCGTCACGACCGGCGGCACGGGTCTCACGCCGCGCGACGTCACGCCACAGGCGACGCGCGAGGTGGTCGACTACGAGGTGCCGGGGATGGCCGAGCTCATGCGCGCCGAGGGCAGGCGGTCGACGCCGTTCGCCGCCCTCAGCCGGGCCGTCGTCGGCGTGCTCGGCCGGACGCTCATCGTCAACCTGCCGGGGAGTCCTCGAGGCGCGGCCGAGTCGCTCGAGACGATCGTCCCGCTCCTCGATCACGCCCTCGAGACGCTCGCCGGTCCGTTCGACCACGGGTCCGCGGCTGTCGGCCCTCGGTCTGCTCGAAGGAGTCGCTGA
- a CDS encoding (Fe-S)-binding protein: MPSAFDHVAGYPLVFPLFYGALAGFALVMARHLRIFAVARPVRPFAAVPRRIGGLVQYAFAQRKMFKDPRAAVMHAGIFWGFVLLTIGTTNIVTGGIVEAILRAPFGGALWTALTLLQNVVAVVVLGSIAWAFERRLIARPARLTYTRDALVILAMIGGVVATELLAQAAESARFGDIAGALVANAVGSPFRFLDPGILEVGFLAFWWAHVLLVAAFLVYLPFSKHLHIVTSFPNIYFRKLAPRGELPAMDLEAADATFGLRTLQDLGWKDLLDGFTCTECGRCTQACPANFTGKPLDPKAFIMGIREMSVEAEHGLNLIPNNPAVREAYGLDDRLAPTALGQPIVDTAIPYDAVWDCVTCGACVEACPVLIEHVDKIVGLRRNLVLEESRFPSELTAAFRNMEVAGNPWGQSRAARLDWAADLPFDVPTVAEVAADGRLDDLEVLYWVGCAAAFDERNRRVARAFATCLDAAGVRFAVLGQEESCTGDPARRMGNEYVYQLLATANVATLERYAMGKRTIVTACPHCFNTIGNEYGQFGGRYRVVHHSQYLAELLASGRLRTWAADGTARSVTYHDSCYLVRYNGVAASPRDVLGAVPGIELREMERSGRDTFCCGAGGGRMWMEETRGTRINAERTRQALATGAGTLATGCPFCMTMLKDGLADAGHGPGTSEPIASADIAELLAASLAPTGQGGGRQLPVIQ, from the coding sequence ATGCCGTCCGCCTTCGACCATGTCGCCGGGTACCCGCTCGTCTTCCCGCTCTTCTACGGGGCGCTCGCCGGGTTCGCCCTCGTCATGGCCCGCCACCTCCGGATCTTCGCCGTGGCCCGGCCGGTGCGGCCGTTCGCGGCCGTCCCGCGGCGGATCGGCGGGCTCGTCCAGTACGCCTTCGCCCAGCGGAAGATGTTCAAGGATCCACGGGCGGCGGTCATGCATGCCGGGATCTTCTGGGGCTTCGTGCTGCTCACGATCGGGACGACGAACATCGTCACCGGCGGGATCGTCGAGGCGATCCTCCGAGCGCCGTTCGGCGGTGCGCTCTGGACCGCGCTGACGCTCCTCCAGAACGTCGTCGCCGTGGTCGTCCTGGGTTCGATCGCCTGGGCCTTCGAACGGCGGCTCATCGCGCGGCCCGCGCGCCTCACCTACACGCGCGATGCGCTCGTCATCCTCGCCATGATCGGCGGCGTCGTGGCGACCGAGCTCCTCGCCCAGGCGGCCGAGTCGGCGCGCTTCGGCGACATCGCGGGCGCGCTCGTCGCGAATGCCGTGGGCTCGCCATTCCGGTTCCTCGATCCGGGCATCCTCGAGGTGGGGTTCCTCGCCTTCTGGTGGGCCCACGTCCTCCTCGTCGCCGCGTTCCTCGTCTACCTCCCCTTCAGCAAGCACCTCCACATCGTCACGAGCTTCCCGAACATCTACTTCCGCAAGCTCGCTCCGCGGGGCGAGCTGCCGGCCATGGATCTCGAGGCGGCGGACGCGACGTTCGGCCTGCGGACCCTCCAGGATCTCGGCTGGAAGGACCTCCTCGACGGGTTCACGTGCACCGAATGCGGGCGCTGCACCCAGGCCTGCCCGGCGAATTTCACCGGCAAGCCGCTCGACCCGAAGGCGTTCATCATGGGCATCCGGGAGATGTCCGTGGAGGCCGAGCACGGCCTCAACCTCATCCCGAACAACCCGGCGGTCCGCGAGGCCTATGGCCTCGACGATCGCCTCGCGCCCACGGCCCTCGGGCAGCCGATCGTCGACACCGCGATCCCGTATGACGCGGTGTGGGACTGCGTGACGTGCGGCGCCTGCGTCGAGGCGTGCCCGGTCCTCATCGAGCACGTCGACAAGATCGTCGGTCTGCGCCGCAACCTCGTCCTCGAGGAGAGCCGCTTTCCGAGCGAGCTCACGGCGGCCTTCCGCAACATGGAGGTCGCCGGCAACCCGTGGGGCCAGTCGCGAGCGGCCCGACTCGACTGGGCCGCCGACCTTCCGTTCGACGTCCCGACCGTCGCCGAGGTCGCCGCAGACGGTCGGCTCGATGACCTCGAGGTGCTCTACTGGGTGGGCTGCGCCGCGGCCTTCGACGAGCGGAACCGGCGGGTCGCCCGGGCGTTCGCGACCTGCCTGGACGCCGCCGGCGTCCGGTTCGCGGTCCTCGGACAGGAGGAATCGTGCACCGGCGATCCGGCCCGTCGGATGGGCAACGAATACGTCTACCAGCTCCTCGCCACGGCGAACGTGGCGACGCTCGAACGGTATGCGATGGGGAAGCGGACGATCGTCACCGCCTGTCCGCACTGCTTCAACACGATCGGCAACGAATACGGCCAGTTCGGTGGTCGCTATCGGGTCGTCCATCACAGCCAGTACCTCGCCGAACTCCTCGCCAGCGGACGGCTCCGGACCTGGGCCGCGGACGGGACGGCACGGTCCGTGACGTACCACGATTCGTGCTACCTCGTCCGCTACAACGGCGTCGCCGCCTCGCCCCGTGACGTCCTCGGCGCCGTGCCGGGGATCGAGCTGCGGGAGATGGAGCGCAGCGGTCGGGACACATTCTGCTGCGGGGCGGGCGGGGGTCGGATGTGGATGGAGGAGACGCGCGGGACGCGGATCAACGCGGAGCGGACGCGCCAGGCGCTCGCGACGGGCGCAGGGACGCTCGCGACGGGCTGTCCGTTCTGCATGACGATGCTCAAGGATGGGCTCGCCGATGCGGGCCACGGTCCGGGCACGAGCGAGCCGATCGCCTCGGCCGACATCGCCGAACTCCTCGCCGCAAGCCTCGCCCCGACGGGTCAGGGCGGCGGCCGTCAGCTGCCCGTCATCCAGTGA
- a CDS encoding acyl-CoA dehydrogenase family protein codes for MLRDAVRLLADERIAPRAAEIDRSASFPWDVRDLLASHDILGLPFPVEYGGVGGDLLSVCLAIEAIARVCATSALIVAVQELGALPLLLAADDDQKARWLPALATGEQLVAFALTEAEAGSDAAAARTRAVRDGADYVIDGSKRFISQGDIADLVVVFAVTEPEAARHRNLSCFVVEHGAPGFSSPRVEHKMGIRGSTTAELTFDGVRVGSDHRIGAEGEGFSIAMRTLDRSRPAIAAQAVGIAQGALDVAARYATERRQFGRSIGEFQLVAGMLADMDAATESARQLLYAACAAIDDGAPDAARWSAMCKLVAGDAAMRVTTDAVQVLGGYGYTDEFPVERMMRDAKITQIYEGTQQIQRLVVARSLLGRRD; via the coding sequence ATGCTGCGGGACGCGGTCCGCCTCCTCGCCGATGAGCGGATCGCCCCGCGCGCCGCGGAGATCGACCGCTCAGCCAGCTTCCCGTGGGACGTCCGGGACCTGCTCGCGAGTCACGACATCCTCGGTCTCCCGTTTCCGGTCGAGTATGGAGGGGTCGGCGGCGATCTCCTCTCCGTCTGCCTCGCCATCGAGGCGATCGCCCGCGTTTGCGCCACGTCGGCGCTCATCGTCGCGGTCCAGGAGCTCGGCGCGCTGCCGCTGCTGCTCGCCGCCGACGACGACCAGAAGGCACGCTGGCTCCCCGCCCTCGCCACCGGCGAGCAGCTCGTGGCGTTCGCCCTGACGGAGGCGGAGGCGGGCTCGGACGCGGCGGCCGCCCGCACACGTGCCGTTCGGGACGGCGCCGACTATGTCATCGACGGGAGCAAGCGCTTCATCAGCCAGGGCGATATCGCCGATCTCGTCGTGGTGTTCGCCGTCACCGAGCCCGAGGCAGCGCGCCATCGCAACCTGTCGTGCTTCGTCGTCGAGCACGGGGCGCCGGGCTTCAGCTCGCCACGGGTCGAGCACAAGATGGGGATCCGCGGCTCGACGACCGCCGAGCTCACCTTCGACGGGGTCAGGGTCGGGTCGGACCACCGGATCGGCGCGGAGGGGGAGGGGTTCTCGATCGCGATGCGGACGCTCGACCGGTCCCGGCCGGCGATCGCCGCCCAGGCGGTCGGGATCGCCCAGGGCGCGCTCGACGTGGCGGCGCGCTATGCGACCGAGCGCCGTCAGTTCGGCCGCTCGATCGGCGAGTTCCAGCTCGTGGCCGGGATGCTCGCCGACATGGACGCTGCGACGGAATCGGCCCGCCAGCTCCTCTACGCGGCGTGCGCGGCGATCGACGATGGCGCGCCGGACGCCGCCCGCTGGTCCGCGATGTGTAAACTCGTGGCCGGGGACGCCGCGATGCGGGTGACCACGGACGCGGTCCAGGTCCTCGGCGGCTACGGCTACACGGACGAGTTCCCCGTCGAACGCATGATGCGCGACGCGAAGATCACCCAGATCTACGAGGGCACGCAGCAGATCCAGCGGCTCGTCGTGGCACGCTCCCTGCTCGGGAGGCGCGACTGA
- a CDS encoding electron transfer flavoprotein subunit beta/FixA family protein, translating into MHIVVLTKPVPDTTGQERLGPDGRLDRAAVPTVVNANDEYALEAALRLVEGHPDGGEVTLLAMAPPDAPETLRKALAMGATRGILVTDPVLAGSCVRSTVTILSAALRTLTYDLILAGADTSDGGGGVVAAGVATRLGLPYLSYAAGLEVHDGRVHVRRISPLGYDVLEAPLPALVVATQALGEPRYPSLKGIMGARTKEIAVRSLADLGIDPAAVGGAASTTAIVTTRTPPARGATRVVRGPAAEVAREVVDFLVARRIV; encoded by the coding sequence GTGCACATCGTCGTCCTCACCAAGCCCGTCCCGGACACGACCGGACAGGAGCGCCTCGGGCCGGATGGCCGGCTCGACCGGGCGGCCGTCCCAACCGTCGTCAACGCGAACGACGAGTACGCCCTCGAGGCGGCCCTACGCCTCGTCGAGGGGCACCCCGATGGCGGCGAGGTGACCCTCCTCGCGATGGCCCCGCCGGACGCACCGGAGACGCTCCGCAAGGCGCTCGCGATGGGGGCGACGCGCGGCATCCTCGTGACCGACCCGGTCCTCGCCGGGTCGTGTGTCCGGTCCACCGTGACGATCCTCAGCGCTGCGCTCCGGACGCTGACCTACGACCTCATCCTCGCCGGTGCGGACACGTCGGACGGCGGCGGCGGCGTGGTCGCCGCCGGGGTGGCCACCCGGCTCGGCCTGCCGTACCTCTCATACGCGGCGGGGCTCGAGGTCCACGACGGGCGGGTCCACGTCCGGCGGATCTCGCCGCTCGGCTACGACGTCCTCGAGGCGCCGCTCCCGGCCCTCGTCGTCGCGACCCAGGCGCTCGGCGAGCCGCGATACCCGTCGCTCAAGGGGATCATGGGCGCACGAACCAAGGAGATCGCCGTCCGATCGCTCGCCGACCTCGGCATCGACCCGGCCGCGGTCGGCGGCGCGGCCTCCACGACGGCCATCGTCACAACGCGAACGCCGCCGGCGCGCGGCGCGACGCGGGTCGTGCGCGGCCCCGCCGCGGAGGTCGCGCGGGAGGTCGTCGACTTCCTCGTCGCGCGGAGGATCGTCTGA
- a CDS encoding electron transfer flavoprotein subunit alpha/FixB family protein has product MAGAIWVVGEAAADGLARISAEVATLGRALGAAAGRDVVGIVAGVTPGAAAAGLAAYLPRVLEVEVPAAAATTAVAASAPAIAALAARDDPAWILLGASPDGRDLAGTLAVLLDRGVLVNASAVSWDGHGPLVEASVFGGRLIVSSGFTGDRGIVTVRPNSVVAEAAASAGIVEKTIAPATASLPEVTVVERVQASASAVSIDEARIVVSGGRGVGGPDGFRVVEDLAAALGGVVGATRAAVDAGWIPYSQQIGQTGKIVKPELYLALGISGAIQHKVGMQTAATIVAVNRDPDAPIAEFADLVVIGDLFEIAPAIAREVRARSS; this is encoded by the coding sequence ATGGCGGGCGCGATCTGGGTCGTCGGCGAGGCGGCGGCGGACGGCCTCGCCCGGATCTCCGCCGAGGTCGCCACGCTCGGCCGCGCGCTCGGCGCCGCCGCCGGTCGGGACGTCGTCGGGATCGTCGCCGGCGTCACCCCGGGTGCAGCGGCCGCCGGCCTCGCCGCGTACCTCCCGCGGGTCCTCGAGGTGGAGGTGCCCGCAGCCGCCGCGACGACCGCAGTCGCCGCCAGCGCACCGGCGATCGCGGCCCTCGCCGCGCGCGACGATCCCGCCTGGATCCTCCTTGGCGCCTCGCCGGACGGTCGCGATCTGGCGGGGACCCTCGCGGTCCTGCTCGATCGGGGGGTCCTCGTGAACGCCTCGGCGGTCTCGTGGGACGGGCACGGCCCGCTCGTCGAGGCGAGCGTCTTCGGCGGCCGGCTCATCGTCTCGAGCGGCTTCACCGGCGACCGTGGCATCGTCACCGTCCGGCCGAACAGCGTGGTCGCCGAGGCGGCGGCAAGCGCCGGCATCGTCGAGAAGACCATCGCCCCGGCGACGGCATCGCTCCCGGAGGTAACGGTCGTCGAGCGGGTCCAGGCGAGCGCCTCGGCGGTCTCCATCGACGAGGCGCGGATCGTCGTCTCGGGCGGGCGCGGCGTCGGGGGACCGGACGGGTTCCGCGTCGTGGAGGACCTCGCGGCCGCCCTCGGCGGCGTGGTCGGGGCGACCCGTGCGGCGGTCGACGCCGGCTGGATCCCGTACAGCCAGCAGATCGGACAGACCGGCAAGATCGTGAAGCCGGAGCTCTACCTCGCGCTTGGGATCTCGGGTGCGATCCAGCACAAGGTCGGGATGCAGACGGCCGCCACGATCGTCGCGGTCAATCGCGACCCCGACGCGCCGATCGCGGAGTTCGCCGACCTTGTCGTCATCGGCGACCTGTTCGAGATCGCCCCGGCCATCGCCCGCGAAGTCCGCGCCCGGTCGAGCTGA
- the nrdR gene encoding transcriptional repressor NrdR, which yields MRCPQCGEHETRVVDSRDLDDSATIRRRRECSTCATRFTTYERIEAARLVVIKRDGTRQEFDRDKLAEGLDKALTRRPVPEGAADEAADAIEAELRAAGVTEVPSSRIGAAAMEKLRGIDQIAYIRFASVYQSFEDLEDLKREVDTLYATRGVAGVVSGERA from the coding sequence ATGCGCTGTCCACAATGCGGCGAACACGAGACGCGGGTCGTCGACTCGCGGGATCTGGACGACTCGGCCACGATCCGGCGCCGCCGGGAGTGCTCGACGTGCGCCACGCGATTCACGACGTACGAGCGCATCGAGGCCGCCCGGCTCGTGGTGATCAAGCGTGACGGGACGCGCCAGGAATTCGACCGCGACAAGCTCGCCGAGGGGCTCGACAAAGCGCTCACCCGGCGGCCGGTCCCCGAGGGCGCGGCGGACGAGGCGGCGGACGCGATCGAGGCAGAGCTCCGGGCAGCGGGCGTCACCGAGGTGCCGAGCTCACGGATCGGCGCGGCGGCCATGGAGAAGCTCCGCGGCATCGACCAGATCGCCTACATCCGGTTCGCGTCGGTCTACCAGAGCTTCGAGGACCTCGAGGACCTCAAGCGCGAGGTGGACACCCTGTACGCGACGCGCGGCGTGGCCGGGGTCGTGAGTGGCGAGCGGGCGTGA
- a CDS encoding dCTP deaminase has translation MSVLADRDIRIELESGRVRIDPYDPADLQPSSVDLHLDRSFRVFRNNRYAFIDVRSPQPDLTELLRVADDEAFILHPGEFVLGQTVEWVELPDDLVARLEGKSSLGRLGLLIHSTAGYVDPGWKGNLTLELSNVANLPIALYFGMRIGQISFFRMSSPVERPYGSRGLGSKYQGQSEPTASAYHEDFAADRRPSDPVRRD, from the coding sequence GTGAGCGTCCTCGCCGACCGCGACATCCGGATCGAGCTCGAGTCGGGCCGCGTGCGGATCGACCCGTACGATCCCGCCGACCTGCAGCCCTCGTCGGTGGACCTCCACCTCGACCGCAGCTTCCGGGTATTCCGCAACAATCGCTACGCCTTCATCGACGTCCGTTCGCCGCAACCCGATCTCACGGAGTTGCTGCGGGTCGCGGACGACGAGGCGTTCATCCTCCATCCCGGCGAGTTCGTGCTCGGCCAGACCGTCGAATGGGTCGAGCTCCCGGACGATCTCGTCGCGCGTCTCGAGGGCAAGAGCTCGCTCGGGCGGCTCGGCCTCCTCATCCACTCGACCGCCGGCTACGTCGATCCGGGCTGGAAGGGAAATCTCACCCTCGAGTTGAGTAACGTCGCGAACCTGCCGATCGCCCTGTACTTCGGGATGCGGATCGGCCAGATCAGCTTCTTCCGGATGTCGAGCCCGGTGGAGCGACCGTACGGCTCACGCGGCCTGGGCTCGAAGTACCAGGGCCAGTCCGAGCCCACCGCGTCGGCGTACCACGAGGACTTCGCCGCCGATCGCCGCCCCTCGGACCCGGTTCGCCGCGACTGA
- a CDS encoding MBL fold metallo-hydrolase, producing MGMADAFAWSADLGGGTSVGLIRAGTFRSDAGALFGPVPRLLWERHVVDELDADHRLLQALNCLVVETPSGRVLVETGIGERIDERTRRMRAYEGPPILAALRSASIDPGSIDLVVMSHLHFDHAGGLLAADGERAFPRARIVAQRAEWEIAASPNSRVVASYVQPELALVRAWGEADWAEGERELLPGVSVVPTGGHSAGHQAIVVRGAGAGARTLVFFGDLAMRPWSANPRWITAFDDFPLDSVDVKARLFAEAAGGGWLVVLSHERDTPAGRLVADRDRYRFEPV from the coding sequence ATGGGCATGGCGGACGCGTTTGCCTGGAGCGCGGATCTCGGCGGCGGGACGAGCGTCGGGCTCATCCGGGCCGGGACATTCCGATCGGACGCGGGTGCCCTCTTCGGTCCGGTCCCGCGACTGCTCTGGGAGCGTCACGTCGTCGACGAGCTGGACGCCGACCACCGTCTCCTCCAGGCCCTCAACTGCCTCGTGGTGGAGACGCCCTCGGGACGGGTCCTCGTCGAGACCGGGATCGGCGAGCGGATCGACGAGCGAACGCGGAGGATGCGAGCGTACGAGGGACCGCCGATCCTTGCGGCGCTCCGGTCCGCCTCGATCGACCCGGGATCGATCGACCTCGTGGTCATGAGCCATCTCCATTTCGATCACGCGGGCGGGCTCCTCGCGGCGGACGGGGAGCGGGCGTTTCCCCGAGCGAGGATCGTCGCCCAGCGGGCGGAGTGGGAGATCGCCGCCTCCCCGAACAGCCGGGTCGTCGCGAGCTACGTGCAGCCGGAGCTCGCGCTCGTCCGGGCGTGGGGCGAGGCGGACTGGGCGGAAGGGGAGCGCGAGCTCCTCCCGGGGGTGTCCGTCGTCCCGACCGGCGGACATTCGGCCGGCCACCAGGCGATCGTCGTCCGCGGTGCCGGTGCCGGCGCCCGGACGCTGGTCTTCTTCGGCGACCTCGCCATGCGGCCGTGGAGCGCGAACCCGCGCTGGATCACCGCCTTCGACGATTTCCCGCTCGACTCGGTGGACGTCAAGGCCCGGCTGTTCGCGGAGGCGGCCGGCGGCGGCTGGCTCGTGGTCCTCTCGCACGAGCGCGACACGCCCGCCGGGCGGCTCGTCGCCGATCGCGATCGCTACCGGTTCGAGCCGGTCTAG
- a CDS encoding redoxin domain-containing protein yields the protein MSRERPTFEHRPPRHGLIGPFGARQLAAGLVVVVVAIILLLGVTAPLGTTGAIGARDPRATPYLIGSPPAVGLRPGDRAPDFTVTRADGSTFTLSDLAGRPLSLAALRGRGVWIDFWATWCPPCQAETPVLRDTYAAYRDRGLALVAISVQETSVADVAAYAARYGLQYTIAADISADIFHRYGVFALPTQFFVDPNGIIRAVIQGPMTMASAAAEVEAILPAAPPSAPPSAPLGVPAGSAMP from the coding sequence GTGTCCCGCGAGCGCCCGACCTTCGAGCACCGCCCGCCGCGCCACGGGCTCATCGGACCGTTCGGGGCGCGCCAGCTCGCCGCCGGCCTCGTCGTGGTCGTCGTGGCCATCATCCTGCTCCTCGGCGTCACGGCGCCGCTCGGCACGACGGGAGCCATCGGGGCCCGCGATCCACGGGCCACGCCGTACCTCATCGGCTCGCCGCCTGCCGTGGGCCTGCGACCGGGCGATCGCGCTCCGGACTTCACCGTGACCCGCGCCGACGGATCGACGTTCACCTTGTCCGACCTCGCCGGCCGGCCATTGAGCCTCGCGGCGCTCCGCGGCCGCGGCGTGTGGATCGACTTCTGGGCGACGTGGTGCCCGCCGTGCCAGGCGGAGACCCCGGTCCTCCGCGACACCTATGCCGCCTACCGCGATCGCGGCCTCGCGCTCGTCGCGATCAGTGTCCAGGAGACGAGTGTGGCCGACGTCGCGGCCTACGCCGCCCGCTACGGCCTCCAGTACACGATCGCGGCCGACATCTCCGCCGACATCTTCCACCGCTACGGCGTCTTCGCCCTGCCGACCCAGTTCTTCGTCGACCCGAACGGCATCATCCGCGCTGTCATCCAGGGCCCGATGACGATGGCGTCCGCCGCCGCGGAGGTCGAGGCGATCCTGCCCGCCGCCCCGCCATCCGCGCCCCCGTCCGCGCCCCTCGGCGTCCCCGCCGGGAGCGCTATGCCATAG
- a CDS encoding glutaredoxin family protein, which translates to MPAPIHPTDPNPTIILYGKPGCGLCEETREFLETLMAERRSAGRSVSPIEDRDITTDDRWFAAHAEEIPVLEIAGRQLRLATSGAAIRRFVTEGLGG; encoded by the coding sequence ATGCCGGCACCGATCCACCCGACCGACCCGAACCCGACGATCATCCTCTACGGCAAGCCCGGCTGCGGCCTCTGCGAGGAGACCCGGGAGTTCCTCGAGACCCTCATGGCCGAGCGGCGCTCCGCAGGCCGGAGCGTCTCGCCGATCGAGGATCGCGACATCACGACAGACGATCGCTGGTTCGCCGCGCATGCGGAGGAGATCCCCGTCCTCGAGATCGCCGGGCGCCAGCTCCGGCTCGCCACCTCCGGGGCGGCGATCCGCCGGTTCGTCACGGAGGGGCTGGGCGGATGA